One stretch of Bacteroidia bacterium DNA includes these proteins:
- a CDS encoding proline dehydrogenase family protein yields MVRNSSQNNLDFNNTESAYGYLSDKQLNAAIKLFKMFNYPALVKYGPAFAGFSMKIGLPVKGLIKNTIFAHFCGGESIIDSKSKINFLYNHNVKTILDYAVEGEANEAVFDATCAEVIRTVEESAVNDAIPFAVFKPTGVARFALLQKVSAGEKLTQNEQDEFEKVRARFDAICKKGSELNVQVLIDAEHSWIQLAIDNLVLEMSEKYNKDRALIFNTLQLYRHDRVQFLKDCFEKYTFPLAFKFVRGAYMEIERERAAQMNYPSPINADKQSTDRDFDEAVSICLHNIDRCEVLIGTHNEESCLKAARLMAELKIASNDKRVYFSQLLGMSDNISFIMAKAGYNVAKYVPYGPVATVLPYLSRRAQENSSIAGQSSRQLQLLVGEKNRRKKRQ; encoded by the coding sequence ATGGTGCGAAATTCATCTCAAAATAATTTAGATTTTAACAACACAGAATCTGCTTATGGCTATCTGTCCGACAAACAACTGAATGCGGCAATTAAGCTTTTTAAAATGTTTAACTACCCTGCATTGGTAAAGTACGGACCTGCTTTTGCTGGTTTTTCCATGAAAATTGGTTTGCCGGTTAAGGGTCTTATAAAGAATACAATCTTTGCTCATTTTTGCGGAGGTGAGTCAATTATTGACAGTAAATCCAAAATCAATTTTTTATATAATCATAATGTCAAAACCATACTGGATTATGCAGTAGAGGGAGAAGCAAATGAAGCTGTATTTGATGCCACGTGTGCGGAAGTGATTAGAACAGTAGAAGAATCTGCAGTGAATGATGCCATACCTTTCGCAGTTTTTAAACCAACCGGTGTTGCTCGTTTTGCTTTATTGCAAAAGGTGAGTGCCGGAGAAAAATTGACTCAAAATGAACAAGATGAATTTGAAAAAGTCAGGGCAAGATTTGATGCAATTTGTAAGAAAGGAAGTGAGCTCAATGTGCAAGTGTTGATTGATGCAGAACACTCTTGGATTCAACTTGCTATTGATAATCTGGTCTTAGAAATGTCTGAAAAGTACAATAAAGACCGCGCTTTGATTTTTAATACTCTTCAGTTATATAGACACGATAGGGTGCAATTCTTAAAAGATTGTTTCGAGAAATATACATTCCCCCTTGCATTTAAGTTTGTGAGAGGAGCATATATGGAAATAGAAAGAGAACGAGCAGCACAAATGAATTATCCAAGCCCAATCAATGCAGATAAGCAATCAACTGACAGGGATTTTGATGAAGCGGTATCAATCTGTTTACATAATATTGACCGTTGTGAGGTGCTTATCGGGACACACAATGAAGAGAGTTGTCTTAAAGCTGCACGTCTTATGGCAGAATTGAAAATCGCATCTAATGACAAAAGAGTTTATTTTTCACAATTATTGGGAATGAGCGATAATATTAGCTTTATCATGGCAAAAGCAGGATATAATGTGGCTAAATATGTACCTTATGGTCCTGTAGCAACTGTTTTGCCATATCTGTCCAGAAGAGCTCAAGAGAATAGCTCAATTGCCGGACAATCTTCAAGACAATTGCAATTATTAGTAGGAGAAAAGAACAGAAGAAAAAAAAGGCAATAA
- the map gene encoding type I methionyl aminopeptidase yields MFGKKSRILIKNQEQIEGIKAASKLAAQTLKYLEQYAVPGNTTKYIDQKCAEFTQDHGAIAATKGYGHPPFPGHCCTSVNDVVCHGIPSNYILKEGDILNIDVTPILNGYYGDTCKMYPIGEISTQAANLIETTRQSLWIGIEQVKPGNRFGNIGFAISKFVQPKGYSVVFEFAGHGVGVEFHEEPQVDHSAAKDSGAIMQPGMIFTIEPMINQGKARCKVDKYDGWTARTIDGKLSAQFEHTILVTDDGFEALTDIGDF; encoded by the coding sequence ATGTTTGGAAAGAAATCAAGAATTCTGATAAAAAATCAGGAACAAATTGAAGGAATAAAAGCTGCAAGTAAACTAGCCGCACAGACTTTAAAATATTTAGAACAGTATGCAGTGCCCGGCAATACAACAAAATACATAGATCAAAAATGTGCTGAATTCACACAAGATCATGGTGCAATTGCTGCAACAAAGGGCTATGGACATCCTCCCTTTCCGGGACATTGTTGTACATCAGTGAATGATGTGGTCTGTCACGGTATTCCAAGCAATTATATATTGAAAGAGGGAGATATTTTAAATATAGATGTTACTCCTATTCTGAATGGTTATTATGGAGATACTTGCAAAATGTATCCAATAGGGGAAATTTCAACACAAGCTGCAAACTTGATAGAAACAACCCGTCAAAGTCTTTGGATAGGAATTGAACAAGTCAAGCCGGGTAACAGATTTGGGAATATTGGCTTTGCAATCAGCAAATTTGTTCAACCCAAAGGTTATTCAGTTGTCTTTGAATTTGCAGGTCATGGTGTTGGTGTGGAATTTCACGAAGAACCGCAAGTAGATCACAGCGCAGCCAAAGATTCCGGTGCAATTATGCAACCGGGTATGATTTTCACGATAGAGCCTATGATCAATCAGGGAAAAGCAAGGTGCAAAGTTGACAAATATGACGGCTGGACAGCAAGAACAATTGATGGCAAACTTTCTGCCCAGTTTGAGCATACTATTCTGGTTACAGATGACGGTTTTGAAGCTTTGACAGATATAGGTGATTTCTAG
- a CDS encoding acyl transferase has protein sequence MKRRESSAIFAADLVMNLTLSDILNANLGDNRNFNETAVVLFRWQYENNLIYRQYVDLIGVRPASINHYLQIPFLPVDFFKKYQIQSGVFEPESAFSSSGTTGGTQSLHFVKSLDDYTRTSIYCFQTFFGQYSNYCHLALLPSYLERTGSSLIYMLEQFVRHSQYVQSGFYLNEFDRLDAVLKANEKAKVPTVLWGVTFALLDFAEFFTGKLNNTMIMETGGMKGRRKEITRPELYETLSKRFSTTNIASEYGMTEMFSQCYSKEQGVFSCPPHVKVLGRELNDPFAICEVGRNKAVNIIDLANIHSCAFIALSDLCNIHNDGTFEILGRVDMSEIRGCNLMVK, from the coding sequence ATGAAAAGAAGGGAGAGCAGTGCTATCTTTGCAGCCGATTTGGTTATGAATCTTACTTTATCAGACATTCTGAATGCAAACTTAGGTGATAATCGCAATTTTAATGAAACTGCTGTTGTATTATTTCGTTGGCAATATGAGAATAATCTGATATATCGTCAATATGTTGATTTGATTGGGGTGCGTCCTGCATCAATCAATCATTATCTGCAAATCCCTTTTCTTCCGGTTGATTTTTTTAAAAAATATCAAATTCAAAGTGGTGTTTTTGAACCGGAAAGCGCTTTTTCAAGTAGTGGTACAACGGGCGGAACTCAGAGTCTGCATTTTGTAAAATCATTAGATGATTATACTCGAACTTCAATCTATTGTTTTCAGACTTTTTTTGGACAGTATTCAAACTATTGCCACCTTGCATTGTTGCCTTCTTATTTGGAACGTACAGGCTCTTCTTTAATTTATATGTTAGAACAATTTGTACGTCATTCTCAATATGTTCAAAGTGGATTTTATTTAAATGAATTTGACCGGTTGGATGCTGTTCTCAAAGCGAATGAAAAAGCTAAAGTCCCAACAGTTCTATGGGGAGTAACCTTTGCGCTTCTGGATTTTGCAGAGTTTTTCACAGGAAAACTCAACAATACAATGATAATGGAAACAGGGGGGATGAAAGGACGTAGAAAAGAAATTACCCGTCCGGAACTTTATGAAACCCTTTCAAAAAGGTTTAGCACAACAAACATTGCTTCTGAATACGGAATGACTGAAATGTTCAGCCAATGTTATAGCAAGGAACAAGGGGTGTTTTCGTGTCCACCTCATGTGAAAGTACTCGGAAGAGAGTTGAATGACCCATTCGCTATTTGTGAAGTTGGACGTAATAAAGCAGTGAATATTATTGATCTTGCTAACATACATTCTTGTGCTTTCATAGCCTTATCTGATTTATGCAATATTCATAATGACGGCACATTCGAAATACTTGGGAGGGTTGATATGAGCGAAATCAGAGGGTGTAATTTAATGGTTAAATAA
- a CDS encoding aldehyde dehydrogenase family protein — MAKETQDISNILKKLRIRRLNESVCTGTNWITAVGTKSREIISPVDGKLIGKIVYAGETEYEAVLKRSEDAFHKWRKYTAPERGEIVRQMGNRLREYKSELGALVSYEMGKSLQEGLGEVQEMIDISDFAVGLSRQLYGLSMHSERQHHRMLEQWHPLGIVGIISSFNFPVSVWSWNAFIALVCGNTCVWKPSEKAPLSAIAVMNILQEVLVNNKIPEGVITLINGNADMGKRLATDNRVALLSATGSTRMGKSVAKLVGERLGKSILELGGNNAIIISDKADLDLAIRAVVFGAVGTAGQRCTTTRRIIVQKKIYKEVIKRLTAAYKQIKIGNPLDEHNLVGPLIDKVAVENFVRAIMLAKEEGGKVLFGGDVLNGKEYESGCYVVPAIIEVQNFYKIVQEETFAPILYVMQYDNLKEAIVMQNDVKQGLSSAIFTTDLRESEAFLAANGSDCGIANVNIGTSGAEIGGAFGGEKETGGGRESGSDAWKSYMRRQTVTINYGTTLPLAQGIKFDI; from the coding sequence ATGGCAAAGGAAACACAAGATATAAGCAACATTCTAAAGAAACTCAGAATTAGAAGATTAAATGAAAGTGTTTGTACCGGTACAAATTGGATTACGGCAGTAGGAACTAAGAGTAGGGAAATCATTTCACCGGTAGATGGTAAACTCATCGGAAAAATCGTGTATGCAGGTGAAACTGAATATGAAGCTGTACTCAAAAGATCAGAGGATGCCTTTCATAAATGGCGTAAATATACTGCACCGGAAAGAGGTGAAATTGTAAGACAGATGGGAAACAGACTCAGAGAATACAAGTCAGAACTTGGCGCATTGGTTTCTTATGAAATGGGTAAAAGCCTGCAAGAAGGTTTGGGTGAGGTACAAGAAATGATTGATATCAGTGATTTTGCCGTGGGATTGAGTCGTCAACTGTATGGCTTATCCATGCATTCTGAACGTCAACACCACAGAATGTTAGAACAATGGCATCCTTTGGGTATTGTGGGAATAATTTCATCTTTTAACTTTCCTGTTTCGGTATGGAGCTGGAACGCTTTTATAGCATTGGTTTGTGGAAATACCTGTGTTTGGAAACCCAGCGAAAAAGCTCCACTTTCTGCCATTGCAGTGATGAACATTTTGCAGGAAGTTTTGGTAAACAATAAAATTCCGGAAGGTGTGATAACATTAATTAATGGAAACGCAGATATGGGAAAAAGACTTGCAACAGACAATAGGGTTGCACTCCTTTCTGCAACCGGCTCAACACGTATGGGAAAATCTGTTGCTAAACTGGTTGGCGAGAGATTAGGTAAGTCAATTTTAGAACTAGGCGGAAACAACGCCATTATCATATCCGACAAAGCAGACCTTGATTTAGCAATTCGCGCTGTCGTATTTGGCGCTGTTGGCACTGCCGGACAACGCTGCACTACAACACGTAGAATCATTGTACAAAAGAAAATTTATAAAGAAGTTATAAAACGACTTACTGCTGCTTATAAACAGATAAAAATCGGTAATCCGTTGGATGAACATAACCTCGTTGGTCCGCTGATTGACAAAGTAGCAGTTGAAAATTTTGTTAGAGCCATTATGTTGGCAAAAGAAGAAGGTGGAAAGGTTCTTTTTGGAGGAGATGTCTTAAATGGCAAGGAATATGAATCCGGATGTTATGTAGTCCCTGCAATCATCGAAGTACAGAATTTTTATAAAATAGTACAAGAGGAGACTTTTGCGCCCATCTTATATGTAATGCAATATGACAACCTTAAAGAGGCGATTGTAATGCAAAATGACGTAAAGCAAGGATTGAGTTCTGCAATTTTCACTACAGATTTAAGAGAATCTGAAGCATTTCTTGCAGCCAATGGTTCAGACTGTGGTATAGCCAACGTAAACATTGGCACTTCCGGTGCAGAGATTGGAGGAGCATTCGGAGGTGAGAAAGAAACAGGAGGAGGTAGAGAAAGTGGTTCTGATGCATGGAAATCCTATATGAGACGTCAGACCGTTACAATCAATTACGGAACAACACTACCTCTCGCACAAGGAATTAAGTTTGATATCTAA
- a CDS encoding hydroxymethylglutaryl-CoA reductase, degradative, whose protein sequence is MKVESQKSIKGFSKLSKEAKIEWVVNNYTNNPELSTSLLKSYWHEELSIQKLHDEFIENTLTNYYLPFAVAPNFNINGKMYCIPLAIEESSVVAAAAKAANYWLGRGGFKTSVISTTKIGQVHFIWKGSDKTKLSEFFNQIKPKLYSQTESLTQNMRKRGGGILSIDLRDKTDAMEHYYQIHATFDTRDSMGANFINSVLEEFAKVLRSEIQLQPWSDIEKEIQVVMCILSNYTPDCRVRAEVSCPIQDLDGDILSPEEFAYKFQRAVRIAEVEPYRAVTHNKGIMNGIDSVVIATGNDFRAIEACAHAYAARNGQYASLTHCNIENGQFVFYLEIPLSLGTVGGITSLHPMVKFAHDILGHPGAEELMQITAAVGLAQNFSAVRSLTTTGIQKGHMKMHLLNILNQLGACEDEKAKVIEYFKDKVVSYNAAVAAFNKFKS, encoded by the coding sequence ATGAAAGTAGAATCACAAAAGTCTATTAAGGGCTTTTCTAAGTTATCCAAAGAAGCAAAGATTGAATGGGTTGTAAATAATTATACAAACAATCCCGAACTTTCAACTTCATTATTAAAAAGCTATTGGCATGAAGAATTGTCAATACAGAAATTGCATGATGAGTTTATTGAAAATACATTAACTAATTATTATCTTCCTTTTGCTGTTGCTCCTAACTTTAATATCAATGGGAAGATGTATTGTATTCCGTTGGCAATAGAAGAGAGTTCGGTTGTAGCTGCTGCAGCAAAAGCTGCCAATTATTGGCTGGGTCGTGGTGGATTTAAGACCTCTGTCATTTCTACCACTAAGATTGGACAAGTACATTTTATTTGGAAAGGAAGCGATAAAACCAAATTGTCTGAATTTTTCAATCAAATCAAACCTAAGCTGTATTCCCAAACAGAGTCGCTGACTCAGAATATGCGAAAACGCGGTGGAGGTATCTTGTCTATTGACTTGCGCGATAAAACAGACGCAATGGAGCACTATTATCAAATTCATGCAACATTTGATACCCGAGATTCGATGGGTGCAAACTTTATTAATTCTGTTTTAGAAGAGTTTGCAAAAGTGCTAAGAAGTGAAATCCAATTACAACCATGGAGCGATATTGAAAAAGAAATACAAGTAGTGATGTGTATCTTGAGTAATTATACACCGGATTGCAGGGTGCGTGCGGAGGTTTCATGTCCTATTCAGGACTTAGATGGTGATATACTGTCGCCAGAGGAATTTGCTTATAAATTTCAGAGAGCGGTTCGAATTGCAGAAGTGGAGCCATATCGTGCAGTTACACATAACAAGGGTATAATGAACGGAATTGATTCAGTTGTGATTGCTACGGGAAATGATTTTAGGGCTATTGAAGCTTGTGCTCATGCTTATGCTGCTCGCAATGGACAATATGCAAGTTTGACACATTGTAATATTGAAAATGGACAGTTTGTTTTTTATTTAGAAATTCCTTTATCTCTCGGAACGGTTGGAGGTATTACTTCTCTACACCCTATGGTTAAATTTGCTCATGATATTTTAGGACATCCCGGAGCGGAAGAACTGATGCAAATAACAGCTGCGGTTGGTTTAGCTCAAAATTTTTCTGCGGTACGTTCACTCACAACCACCGGAATACAAAAGGGACACATGAAAATGCACTTGTTAAATATTCTGAATCAATTGGGAGCATGCGAGGATGAAAAAGCCAAGGTTATCGAATACTTTAAGGACAAGGTTGTAAGTTATAATGCGGCTGTTGCAGCATTTAACAAGTTTAAATCCTGA
- a CDS encoding DUF2851 family protein yields MIREDFLQACWKTGLLHKPDYILTDGRKLEVLNRGLHNSNNGPDFIQAKIRIDNTVWAGNIEFHIKSSDWLKHGHSKDPAYKNVILHIVWQHDTEIHLQDGDVLPCLELKNIISQKQLNNYVSLIQSLKEIPCEDSIKEVNSLAVHQMLHRTVVERIERKTERIQKILIENNNDWFRAFYQTLFRNFGFKTNQHAFEELSTCLPIKIFDLLKDKPITSEALLIGCSGLLFLDENADEYSRFLNEEFKFLQHKYSLNTLSPTLWKFSKMRPYNFPFIRLVQLASLLNRNYHLPARVLEASTVNDLIKLFNTNIPEYWKDHYKPGIQGKFLNNDLSKDSIDLLIVNTCVPFVFLYGKESGNDDYCEKALSWLENIKPENNNIIRHWRSIGIKPSNCFESQGLIELKESYCTKKKCLDCSIGFEILKKA; encoded by the coding sequence ATGATTCGGGAAGACTTCTTACAAGCCTGCTGGAAAACAGGGCTGTTGCACAAACCGGATTACATTTTAACTGATGGTAGAAAACTCGAAGTCCTTAACCGTGGATTACACAATAGTAACAATGGACCCGATTTCATTCAGGCTAAAATCAGGATAGACAATACTGTATGGGCTGGAAATATTGAGTTTCATATTAAAAGTTCTGATTGGTTGAAGCACGGACACTCAAAAGACCCTGCTTATAAAAATGTAATCTTACATATAGTTTGGCAACACGACACTGAAATACATTTACAAGACGGTGATGTCCTGCCTTGTCTAGAGCTTAAAAACATCATATCACAAAAGCAACTGAACAATTATGTATCCTTAATTCAATCTCTAAAAGAAATCCCATGTGAGGACTCAATTAAGGAAGTGAATTCTTTGGCAGTACATCAAATGCTTCACAGAACAGTTGTAGAACGTATCGAGCGTAAGACCGAGCGTATTCAAAAGATATTAATCGAAAATAACAATGATTGGTTTAGGGCTTTTTATCAAACGCTTTTTCGCAATTTCGGTTTCAAAACCAATCAACATGCATTTGAAGAACTATCTACCTGCTTACCCATCAAAATATTTGACTTACTAAAAGACAAACCCATTACAAGTGAAGCCTTGTTAATTGGTTGTTCAGGATTGTTGTTTCTTGATGAAAATGCTGATGAATATTCGCGCTTTCTAAATGAAGAATTCAAATTTTTACAACATAAATACAGTCTTAACACACTTTCTCCTACCCTATGGAAATTCTCTAAAATGCGACCATACAATTTCCCATTTATTCGTTTGGTTCAACTTGCATCTCTTTTAAATAGAAACTACCACTTACCCGCTCGTGTTTTAGAAGCAAGTACTGTGAATGATTTAATTAAATTGTTCAACACCAATATTCCTGAATATTGGAAAGACCATTACAAACCCGGCATTCAGGGCAAATTTCTAAACAATGATTTGTCAAAAGATTCAATAGACTTGTTGATAGTAAACACTTGTGTCCCATTTGTGTTTCTCTATGGCAAAGAATCCGGCAATGATGATTATTGTGAAAAAGCGTTGTCTTGGCTTGAAAATATTAAACCGGAGAACAATAATATCATTCGGCATTGGCGAAGTATCGGAATTAAGCCTTCTAACTGCTTTGAAAGTCAAGGCTTGATAGAACTAAAAGAAAGTTATTGCACTAAGAAAAAATGTTTGGATTGTTCCATCGGTTTTGAAATACTAAAAAAGGCTTAA
- a CDS encoding isopentenyl-diphosphate delta-isomerase, translating into MRNIKKLSTLTQTSQRKADHIQLAFESVADGQDKRFYYEPMLAAHPTENTIPLTKIGNRQMKLPLWVSSMTGGSEKAGHINRSLAQACGKYGIGMGLGSCRIVLEDSKYFSDFDLRAYLGDEVPFMANLGIAQIENIVANGDYKIVEDLVHSLQADGLIIHVNPLQEWFQPEGDKITVSPIQTLKSFLKHFNYPIWVKEVGQGFGIKSLEALLELPVSGIEFGAYGGTNFAKLESLRHKSNAANSILPLSKVGHTADEMTEFINDLFNRKPQLFENKIMVVSGGIKNFLDGYYLINKLNVPAVYAQASAFLKHALEGSQAVEQFIESEKRGLMAAYAYLTVKK; encoded by the coding sequence TTGCGGAACATTAAAAAACTCAGTACCTTGACCCAAACTTCTCAAAGAAAAGCCGACCACATACAACTTGCATTTGAATCTGTTGCCGATGGTCAGGATAAGCGTTTTTATTATGAGCCAATGTTAGCAGCACACCCAACTGAAAATACTATTCCGCTTACAAAAATTGGGAACAGACAAATGAAATTACCGCTTTGGGTTTCAAGTATGACCGGAGGTTCTGAAAAAGCAGGACATATCAATCGCAGTCTTGCACAAGCCTGTGGGAAATACGGAATAGGTATGGGATTAGGTTCTTGCAGGATTGTTTTGGAAGACAGTAAATATTTTAGCGACTTTGATTTGCGTGCATATTTAGGAGATGAAGTGCCTTTTATGGCAAATCTTGGTATTGCGCAAATTGAAAATATTGTTGCAAATGGCGATTATAAGATAGTAGAAGACCTAGTACATTCACTGCAAGCGGACGGATTGATTATTCATGTCAATCCATTGCAAGAATGGTTTCAGCCGGAAGGTGATAAAATCACTGTTAGCCCTATTCAAACTTTGAAATCATTTCTAAAGCATTTTAATTATCCTATTTGGGTAAAAGAAGTAGGACAGGGGTTTGGTATAAAAAGTCTTGAGGCATTGTTAGAGTTACCTGTTAGTGGGATAGAGTTTGGTGCATACGGAGGGACGAATTTTGCGAAACTGGAATCGCTCAGACACAAGAGTAACGCTGCAAACAGCATTTTGCCATTATCCAAGGTCGGACACACCGCTGATGAAATGACAGAATTTATTAATGACTTATTTAACCGAAAACCACAGTTGTTTGAAAATAAAATAATGGTTGTGTCAGGAGGGATTAAGAATTTTTTAGATGGATATTATCTAATCAATAAACTCAATGTGCCCGCTGTTTATGCACAAGCATCAGCTTTCTTAAAACATGCTTTGGAAGGTTCGCAAGCAGTAGAACAGTTTATTGAGTCAGAGAAGAGAGGATTGATGGCAGCGTACGCATATTTAACTGTAAAGAAATGA
- a CDS encoding glycosyltransferase translates to MNILSQLIGTLYVVIMLYFGMGFIKGLRRSISKKSLTQNFQDFTIIIPFRNEGETLRALVRSLDVLKQPKDSNVKFIFSNDHSEDHSLTVLQDTLAQFPFEYEIILSAGDGKKAALQTAIHHVNTDWIVTTDADVEVPQTWLLEIEKAIAQTHGQMIVMPIELSTDGSFFQDLQKLESAALVAMNAGALMMGNMFSANGANLAFTKTVFNKVGGYAPEMNVASGDDEFLLKRVHHFDKSLIDVYFTSESKVVAQPCHTFKELINQRTRWVSKTKINKLDIKQFPVIIPTFFMLYFIVSIPVFLFTGYSLHSTGLLFHKWIGDLIIYGFMASFFSLSLRKNPQVVLLILAMPFYQIAYMAPVVYKRFFGQFAWKGRKYHA, encoded by the coding sequence ATGAATATACTTTCTCAGCTTATTGGTACTCTCTATGTTGTAATAATGCTCTATTTTGGAATGGGGTTTATAAAGGGACTGAGGAGGTCAATAAGCAAGAAATCGCTAACACAAAACTTTCAAGATTTTACTATTATAATTCCATTTAGAAATGAGGGGGAGACGTTAAGGGCATTAGTACGTTCTTTGGATGTCCTTAAACAACCAAAGGATTCAAATGTTAAATTTATTTTTTCAAATGATCATTCTGAGGATCATTCTTTAACAGTATTACAGGATACATTAGCTCAATTTCCTTTTGAATATGAAATTATTCTCAGTGCAGGCGATGGAAAAAAAGCAGCTTTACAAACTGCTATTCATCATGTTAATACGGATTGGATTGTTACTACCGATGCAGATGTTGAAGTGCCTCAAACATGGTTGTTGGAAATAGAAAAAGCGATTGCACAAACGCACGGACAAATGATTGTAATGCCAATTGAACTAAGCACAGACGGTAGTTTCTTTCAGGATTTGCAAAAGTTAGAAAGTGCCGCATTGGTTGCCATGAATGCAGGAGCGTTAATGATGGGAAATATGTTTTCTGCAAATGGAGCAAATCTTGCGTTTACCAAGACAGTTTTTAATAAAGTTGGAGGATATGCACCAGAAATGAATGTTGCTAGTGGAGATGATGAATTTTTATTAAAGAGAGTGCATCATTTTGACAAATCTTTAATTGATGTGTATTTCACATCAGAATCTAAAGTGGTTGCACAGCCTTGTCATACGTTTAAAGAGTTGATTAATCAACGCACTCGCTGGGTTTCAAAGACAAAGATAAACAAGCTCGACATCAAACAGTTTCCTGTCATTATTCCAACTTTTTTTATGTTATATTTCATTGTGTCTATACCCGTTTTCTTGTTTACCGGATACAGTTTACATTCTACAGGTCTTTTATTTCATAAGTGGATTGGCGATTTGATTATTTACGGTTTTATGGCTTCATTTTTTAGTTTGTCATTGAGAAAGAACCCTCAGGTTGTATTATTGATTTTAGCAATGCCCTTTTATCAAATTGCATACATGGCTCCTGTGGTATATAAGAGATTCTTTGGGCAGTTTGCTTGGAAAGGGAGGAAATACCATGCTTGA
- a CDS encoding copper resistance protein NlpE N-terminal domain-containing protein has translation MTIACNSSNKSVHVSPSDNHTAETSLDWQGTYSGVLPCADCDGIETDLTLNDDKTFLWISKYIKGSSSLTDTLSGVFTWEKNNQIRLNNIDENERSPLFKVEESQLRYLDKEGQVQQGTLEHFYILTKNGNSEVEDKKWQLVELNGHQVTGSKKTHFIIFNSKEGNAVTKVGCNNITLHYQIKNQFKLELTPGISTMMACPESIEDEYLKVLETVDNLSVGQNRLTLNKGRMAPLAVFELVSE, from the coding sequence ATGACAATTGCATGTAACAGCAGTAATAAATCCGTACATGTATCTCCAAGTGATAATCACACCGCTGAAACCTCATTGGATTGGCAAGGAACATACTCCGGTGTGTTGCCTTGCGCAGATTGTGATGGAATTGAAACTGACTTAACACTTAATGATGATAAAACATTCCTCTGGATTAGTAAATACATCAAAGGTTCTTCTTCTTTAACCGATACACTTTCCGGAGTTTTTACATGGGAGAAAAACAATCAAATAAGGTTAAATAATATTGATGAGAATGAAAGGTCACCTTTGTTTAAAGTAGAAGAATCTCAATTGCGATATTTAGACAAAGAAGGTCAGGTACAACAAGGAACTTTAGAACATTTCTATATTTTAACTAAAAATGGAAATTCAGAGGTTGAAGATAAGAAATGGCAATTGGTTGAGTTAAATGGTCATCAAGTAACCGGTTCAAAAAAAACCCATTTCATCATTTTCAATTCCAAAGAAGGAAATGCAGTTACTAAAGTCGGATGCAACAATATTACCCTACACTACCAAATAAAGAATCAATTCAAGCTTGAATTAACTCCAGGCATTAGCACCATGATGGCATGTCCGGAAAGTATTGAAGATGAATATTTAAAAGTTTTAGAAACCGTGGACAATCTATCAGTTGGCCAAAACAGATTGACTTTAAACAAAGGAAGGATGGCACCATTGGCTGTCTTTGAATTAGTTTCAGAATAA
- the ruvC gene encoding crossover junction endodeoxyribonuclease RuvC yields the protein MGYGVIGMIGKEMTMLSMGILEMRKLEDHAQKLNFIFERVTAIINQYEPHEMAIEAPFYGKNVQSMLKLGRAQGVAIAAGLQKNIPIFEYTPKKIKLTVSGNGNASKEQVAEMLSRLLKFENDAQFFDATDALGAAVCHITQFTPRKFGNKTTANKGGWGNFIKNNPNRIKKQ from the coding sequence ATGGGTTATGGGGTTATCGGTATGATTGGCAAGGAAATGACCATGTTAAGCATGGGTATTTTGGAAATGCGCAAACTTGAGGACCATGCCCAAAAGCTCAACTTTATATTTGAACGTGTAACCGCAATTATCAATCAATATGAGCCTCATGAAATGGCGATTGAAGCACCATTTTATGGCAAAAATGTTCAGAGTATGTTAAAATTAGGCAGGGCGCAAGGAGTCGCCATTGCTGCAGGATTGCAGAAAAATATTCCTATTTTTGAATACACTCCTAAGAAGATTAAACTCACAGTCAGCGGCAATGGAAATGCAAGCAAAGAACAAGTTGCAGAAATGCTTTCAAGGTTATTAAAATTTGAAAATGATGCACAATTCTTTGATGCAACCGATGCTTTAGGAGCCGCTGTATGTCATATCACACAATTTACACCACGCAAATTCGGCAACAAAACTACAGCAAACAAAGGGGGTTGGGGTAATTTTATTAAAAATAATCCCAATAGAATCAAGAAACAATAA